Proteins encoded together in one Chryseobacterium taklimakanense window:
- a CDS encoding restriction endonuclease subunit S has product MSILEKLLEGVDVQMRTVGEYIDYLQPTNYLVRTKNYHPTFSTPVLTAGKTFILGYTSEDTGIYEASKSPVIIFDDFTTANKWVDFDFKAKSSAMKILLPIDDSIISLKYFYYWLNSLPIDSSDGDHKRQWISNFSLKKMPIPCPENPEKSLEIQREIVRILDELTEKNTAIISELSKEIELRKKQYEHYRDKLLDFNEIGGG; this is encoded by the coding sequence ATGAGTATTTTAGAAAAATTATTGGAGGGAGTTGATGTTCAAATGAGGACAGTTGGTGAGTATATTGACTATTTGCAACCAACAAATTATTTGGTGAGAACTAAAAATTATCATCCAACTTTTAGTACACCTGTGTTAACTGCTGGTAAAACATTTATTTTGGGCTATACTAGCGAAGATACGGGTATATATGAAGCGTCAAAGTCACCAGTAATAATTTTCGATGACTTTACAACAGCAAATAAATGGGTAGATTTCGATTTTAAAGCAAAATCATCTGCAATGAAAATTTTATTACCAATTGATGACTCTATTATTTCATTAAAATATTTTTATTATTGGCTCAATTCATTACCAATAGATTCTTCTGATGGAGACCATAAACGACAATGGATTAGTAATTTTTCATTAAAGAAAATGCCAATTCCCTGCCCTGAAAATCCTGAAAAGTCTTTGGAAATTCAGAGAGAGATTGTGCGCATTTTGGATGAGCTCACGGAAAAAAATACCGCCATCATCAGCGAACTTTCCAAAGAAATTGAGTTAAGAAAAAAGCAATACGAGCATTACCGCGATAAGTTGTTGGATTTCAATGAAATAGGGGGGGGGTAA
- a CDS encoding restriction endonuclease subunit S: MSDLGKIIRGNGLPKSDFAETGIPAIHYGQIYTYYNTVAYSTKSFVSAETAEKLQKVNYGDVIITNTSENLDDVGKSLLYLGEEQAVTGGHASIFKPSELILGKYFVYYTQTIHFYNEKKRYAKGIKVIDVSAKDMEKILIFVPELAKQTRIVKLLDEYDLANKTIIEELTKEIKLRKTEYEYYRDLLLDFHDQKVSA; this comes from the coding sequence ATGAGCGACTTAGGAAAAATTATAAGAGGGAATGGCTTACCCAAATCAGATTTTGCAGAAACTGGAATTCCTGCTATTCATTACGGTCAGATTTATACTTATTATAATACTGTCGCATATTCAACAAAATCATTTGTGTCGGCAGAGACGGCAGAAAAACTACAAAAAGTAAATTATGGTGATGTAATAATTACCAATACAAGTGAAAATTTAGATGACGTGGGAAAATCACTTTTATATTTGGGAGAGGAACAAGCAGTTACAGGAGGACATGCGTCAATTTTCAAACCCTCTGAATTGATATTGGGAAAGTACTTTGTTTATTACACTCAAACTATTCATTTTTATAATGAAAAGAAAAGATATGCTAAAGGAATTAAGGTTATCGATGTTTCTGCTAAGGATATGGAGAAGATATTAATTTTTGTTCCTGAATTAGCAAAACAAACCCGCATTGTAAAACTTTTAGACGAATATGATTTGGCGAATAAAACCATCATAGAAGAACTGACCAAGGAAATAAAATTAAGAAAAACAGAGTACGAGTATTACAGGGATCTTTTGTTGGATTTTCATGATCAAAAAGTTAGCGCATAA
- a CDS encoding AAA family ATPase codes for MGKTLREIAQDLKDANKKVQLIYAFNGTGKTRLSREFKELISPKSSETEDEKVKVLYYNAFTEDLFYWDNDLQYDSDRKLKIQPNNYTNWVLVDQGKEASITTHFQRYTSAKLTPKFNEAYSIKDAAEKDIIIPAFSEVHFSFERGNDEAPENIKISKGEESCFIWSVFYSLLEETIDVLNIPEKSDRATDVFNDLKYVFIDDPVSSLDETHLIELAVNIAELIKWSQSEIKFIITTHNPLFYNVLFNEFNNAEPKYNYKPKHSSKYILEKLEDGTYYLKNQNNDSPFSYHLFLLSELEKLITTPENIQKYHFNFLRNILEKMSTFLGYNKWKELLPAESQEAYYNRIINLSSHSKFSGEETTVINDNDKRVLIYLVKQIKTNYRFKDHKNNTTEEENVTV; via the coding sequence ATGGGAAAAACTTTACGGGAAATAGCTCAAGATTTAAAAGACGCCAATAAAAAGGTGCAGTTAATCTATGCCTTTAACGGAACCGGAAAAACAAGACTTTCCCGCGAGTTTAAAGAATTGATTTCTCCAAAATCCAGTGAAACCGAAGATGAAAAAGTAAAAGTATTGTATTATAATGCATTCACTGAGGATTTATTTTATTGGGATAATGACTTGCAGTATGATTCTGATAGAAAACTGAAGATACAGCCAAATAATTACACCAATTGGGTTTTGGTAGACCAAGGGAAAGAAGCGAGCATAACAACACATTTTCAACGCTATACCAGTGCTAAGTTGACACCGAAATTTAATGAAGCATACAGTATAAAAGATGCTGCAGAAAAAGACATAATTATCCCGGCATTTTCTGAAGTCCATTTTTCTTTTGAACGAGGTAATGATGAAGCGCCAGAAAATATAAAAATTTCTAAGGGGGAGGAAAGCTGCTTTATTTGGAGTGTTTTTTATAGTTTATTAGAAGAAACTATTGATGTGTTAAACATTCCTGAAAAATCAGATAGAGCGACCGATGTTTTTAATGATTTGAAATACGTGTTTATTGATGATCCTGTAAGTTCATTAGATGAAACCCATTTAATTGAGTTGGCAGTTAATATTGCGGAATTAATTAAATGGAGCCAATCTGAAATTAAATTTATAATTACAACTCACAACCCGTTATTTTATAATGTCTTATTTAATGAGTTTAATAACGCAGAACCGAAATATAACTACAAACCAAAACACTCTTCAAAATATATATTAGAAAAGTTGGAGGATGGAACTTATTATTTAAAAAACCAAAATAATGATTCGCCATTTTCTTATCACTTATTCCTTTTATCAGAATTGGAAAAACTTATAACTACACCGGAAAATATTCAGAAATATCACTTTAATTTTTTAAGAAATATTTTGGAAAAAATGTCTACATTTTTAGGCTATAATAAGTGGAAGGAACTTCTACCTGCCGAATCGCAAGAAGCTTATTATAATCGAATCATCAATCTTTCAAGTCACAGCAAATTTTCAGGGGAAGAAACGACCGTAATAAACGACAACGATAAAAGAGTCTTAATTTACTTGGTAAAACAAATCAAAACGAATTATCGTTTTAAAGACCATAAAAATAATACAACAGAAGAAGAAAATGTCACAGTATAA
- a CDS encoding type I restriction endonuclease subunit R, whose amino-acid sequence MSQYNTIAETNNFIVLDKYVKISSVHEAPAVYQTEADLEKEFIKDLIQQGYEDASHIKSAGAMLENVRTQLQVLNNMVFTDSEWVRFVEEYLDKPGENLIEKTRKIQDNHVYDFVFDDGHIQNIYLVDKNNIARNKVQVLSQFEQKGKHQNRYDVTVLVNGLPLVQVELKKRGVAIREAFNQVHRYTKESFNTENSLFRYVQIFVISNGTDTRYFANTVQRDKNSFDFTMNWARADNSLIKDLKDFTATFFQKKTLLDVILKYAVFDVSNTLLIMRPYQIAATERILWKIQSSYQAKNWSKNESGGFIWHTTGSGKTLTSFKTARLATKLDFIDKVFFVVDRKDLDFQTMKEYQRFSPDSVNGSDSTAGLKRNIEKTDNKIIVTTIQKLNNLMKSESDLEIYQKQVVFIFDEAHRSQFGEAQKNLKKKFKKFYQFGFTGTPIFPENALGSETTASVFGRELHSYVITDAIRDEKVLKFKVDYNNVRPKFKDIETEQDEKKLNAAENKKAFLHPNRIKEISQYILNNFRIKTHRNMGGNQGFNAMFAVSSVDAAKCYYEELNRLQKDSEKPLKIATIYSFAANEEQNAIGEITDETFEPSAMESSAKEFLVKAINDYNAMFGSSYGVDSKEFQNYYRDLAKRVKSKEIDLVIVVGMFLTGFDAPTLNTLFVDKNLRYHGLMQAFSRTNRIYDATKTFGNIVTFRDLEQATVDAITLFGDKNTKNVVLEKSYEEYLQGFTDLVTGEARRGFVEIVNDLNEKFPNPDEIETEKDKKDFVKLFGEYLRVENILQNYDEFTNLKDLQSLNLGDEEAVEKFKQTHYVTDEDIAIMQKIEILPERTVQDYRSTYNDIRDWLRRHKEGEGENQSQIDWDDVVFEIDLLKSQEINLDYILELIFEKHKKTKDKASLVEEIRRVIRGSIGNRAKEGLVVDFINETDLDQIKDKAYIIDAFFTYAQEKQKIEATEIIEEERLNEEAAKRYLKRSLQREYATDNGTELNDILPKMSPLNPNYLTKKQSIFQKIVAFVEKFKGVGGDI is encoded by the coding sequence ATGTCACAGTATAATACCATCGCCGAAACCAACAACTTCATCGTCCTAGATAAATACGTTAAAATATCTTCCGTACATGAAGCGCCTGCAGTTTACCAAACCGAAGCAGACCTGGAAAAGGAGTTTATAAAAGACTTAATACAGCAAGGTTATGAAGATGCTTCCCATATCAAAAGTGCAGGTGCCATGCTCGAAAATGTACGCACGCAACTTCAGGTGCTCAACAATATGGTTTTTACGGATAGTGAATGGGTGCGCTTTGTAGAAGAATATCTGGACAAACCCGGCGAAAACCTGATAGAGAAAACACGAAAAATTCAGGACAACCATGTTTATGATTTTGTTTTTGATGACGGGCATATCCAGAACATTTATTTGGTAGATAAAAACAACATAGCACGCAACAAAGTGCAGGTGCTCTCACAATTTGAACAAAAAGGAAAGCACCAAAACCGCTACGACGTTACCGTTTTAGTGAACGGTTTGCCACTGGTACAGGTAGAACTCAAAAAGCGTGGTGTAGCCATTCGTGAAGCCTTTAATCAGGTACACCGTTACACCAAGGAAAGTTTTAATACAGAAAATTCTCTGTTCAGATATGTGCAGATTTTCGTGATTTCCAACGGAACAGATACGCGGTATTTTGCCAACACGGTGCAGCGCGACAAAAACAGTTTTGATTTTACCATGAACTGGGCCCGGGCAGACAATTCCCTGATTAAAGATTTAAAAGATTTTACCGCCACCTTTTTTCAGAAAAAAACCTTGCTGGATGTTATTTTAAAGTACGCTGTATTTGATGTAAGTAATACATTGCTCATCATGCGGCCCTACCAGATTGCAGCTACCGAAAGAATTTTATGGAAAATACAGAGTTCTTACCAGGCAAAAAACTGGTCAAAAAATGAAAGTGGTGGATTTATCTGGCATACCACAGGCTCGGGAAAAACTTTGACCAGTTTTAAAACGGCGCGACTGGCCACAAAATTAGATTTTATAGATAAAGTATTTTTTGTGGTGGACAGAAAAGATCTGGACTTCCAAACCATGAAAGAATACCAGCGCTTTTCTCCGGACAGCGTGAATGGTTCTGACAGCACAGCCGGACTAAAAAGGAATATTGAAAAAACCGACAATAAAATTATCGTCACCACCATCCAGAAGCTCAACAACCTCATGAAGAGTGAGAGCGATCTGGAAATTTATCAGAAACAGGTGGTTTTTATTTTTGATGAGGCGCACCGCTCGCAGTTTGGGGAAGCGCAGAAAAATTTAAAGAAAAAATTTAAAAAATTCTATCAATTCGGCTTTACAGGAACGCCTATTTTTCCTGAAAATGCTTTAGGTTCTGAAACTACGGCAAGTGTTTTCGGCAGGGAGTTGCATTCCTATGTGATTACCGATGCTATTCGTGATGAAAAAGTTTTGAAATTTAAAGTGGACTACAATAATGTCCGTCCAAAATTTAAAGACATAGAAACGGAACAGGACGAGAAAAAACTGAATGCTGCAGAAAATAAAAAAGCGTTCCTTCATCCTAACAGAATAAAGGAAATTTCGCAATATATCTTAAACAATTTCAGGATAAAGACCCACAGAAACATGGGCGGAAACCAAGGGTTCAATGCCATGTTTGCTGTAAGCAGTGTAGATGCAGCAAAATGTTATTATGAGGAGCTGAACCGTTTGCAAAAAGACAGTGAAAAACCTTTAAAAATTGCTACCATCTATTCTTTTGCCGCGAATGAAGAGCAAAATGCTATCGGTGAAATTACGGATGAAACCTTTGAGCCTTCGGCAATGGAGAGTAGCGCTAAAGAATTTTTAGTGAAGGCCATCAATGATTATAATGCGATGTTTGGAAGCAGTTATGGTGTTGATAGCAAAGAATTTCAAAACTATTATCGCGATCTTGCCAAACGCGTGAAAAGTAAGGAAATCGACCTCGTTATTGTGGTAGGGATGTTCCTTACCGGATTTGATGCACCAACCCTCAATACGTTGTTTGTAGATAAAAACTTACGTTATCATGGTTTAATGCAGGCATTTTCCAGAACTAACAGGATTTATGATGCTACCAAAACTTTTGGAAACATTGTTACCTTCCGGGATTTGGAGCAGGCAACGGTGGATGCTATCACGCTTTTTGGAGACAAGAATACCAAAAATGTGGTATTGGAGAAAAGTTACGAAGAATACCTACAAGGATTCACAGATTTGGTGACAGGTGAAGCGCGAAGAGGCTTTGTGGAAATTGTGAATGACCTGAACGAAAAATTTCCAAATCCGGATGAGATAGAAACCGAAAAAGACAAAAAAGACTTTGTTAAATTATTTGGGGAATATCTGCGTGTGGAGAATATCCTTCAGAATTATGATGAATTTACGAATCTTAAAGATTTGCAGTCTTTGAATTTGGGTGATGAAGAAGCGGTGGAAAAATTCAAGCAAACACACTATGTTACTGATGAAGATATTGCCATCATGCAAAAAATTGAAATTTTGCCTGAAAGAACGGTCCAGGATTACCGTTCTACTTACAATGACATTCGGGATTGGCTGCGCCGACATAAAGAAGGTGAAGGTGAAAATCAATCGCAGATTGACTGGGATGATGTGGTTTTTGAAATAGACCTTTTAAAATCTCAGGAAATCAACCTGGATTATATTTTGGAACTCATTTTCGAAAAACATAAGAAAACGAAGGATAAAGCTTCTTTGGTAGAAGAAATTCGCAGAGTGATCCGAGGAAGCATCGGCAATCGTGCCAAGGAAGGTTTGGTGGTGGATTTTATTAATGAAACCGATTTAGACCAGATAAAAGACAAGGCATACATAATTGATGCCTTTTTCACCTACGCACAGGAAAAACAAAAAATTGAGGCCACCGAAATTATCGAGGAGGAAAGATTAAATGAAGAAGCCGCGAAACGCTATCTGAAGCGCTCACTCCAAAGAGAATATGCTACAGACAATGGTACGGAACTCAATGATATTCTACCAAAGATGAGTCCGCTAAACCCTAACTATCTTACGAAAAAGCAAAGTATATTTCAGAAAATAGTAGCGTTTGTTGAGAAATTCAAAGGTGTGGGTGGAGATATATAA
- a CDS encoding virulence RhuM family protein: MSEIILYITDDGLTKINVQLEDETVWMTQKQLVELYQTSKSTVSEHIKNIFGDEELNQEATVRKIRTVQQEGGREVSRELDYYNLDMVIALGYRINSKIATRFRQWATQRLKEYIVKGFAMDDDRLKNLGGGNYWKELLNRIRDIRSSEKVMYRQVLDLYATATDYDPKSDESLAFFKMVQNKLHYAAHGNTASEVIYMRVDSNKPFAGLTNFKAEEPTKAEAMIAKNFLEEKELRVLNNLVAAYFDLAELSAIEEREMRMADFVTELDNILQSAGRKVLDNAGSISHAQAKEKAEREYRKYKAKTLSAVEKNYLETIADLEKTAKKASRKK; this comes from the coding sequence ATGAGCGAAATTATATTATATATAACAGACGATGGCCTTACCAAAATTAATGTCCAGCTTGAAGATGAAACCGTTTGGATGACTCAAAAACAGTTGGTAGAGTTGTATCAAACTTCAAAATCGACAGTGAGTGAACACATTAAAAATATTTTTGGAGATGAAGAATTGAACCAGGAAGCAACTGTTCGGAAAATCCGAACAGTTCAGCAGGAAGGTGGTAGAGAGGTTTCCCGTGAATTGGACTATTATAATCTGGATATGGTTATTGCATTGGGGTACCGTATCAATTCCAAAATAGCGACCCGTTTTCGCCAGTGGGCAACCCAAAGATTAAAAGAGTACATTGTGAAAGGCTTTGCGATGGACGATGATCGGCTGAAAAATCTTGGAGGCGGGAATTACTGGAAAGAATTATTAAACCGGATTCGGGATATCCGCTCCAGCGAGAAAGTGATGTACCGGCAAGTCCTGGATTTGTATGCTACGGCTACGGACTACGACCCTAAGAGCGATGAAAGTTTGGCATTTTTTAAAATGGTGCAGAACAAACTGCATTATGCGGCACATGGCAATACTGCGAGTGAAGTAATTTATATGCGGGTAGACAGCAACAAACCTTTTGCCGGACTTACTAATTTTAAAGCGGAGGAACCAACCAAAGCCGAAGCCATGATTGCTAAAAATTTCCTGGAAGAAAAAGAACTTAGAGTGCTGAACAATTTGGTGGCAGCGTATTTTGATTTGGCAGAACTCAGCGCCATTGAAGAACGTGAAATGCGTATGGCAGATTTTGTAACCGAGTTGGATAATATCCTGCAATCTGCAGGAAGAAAAGTCCTGGATAACGCCGGAAGCATTTCCCACGCACAAGCCAAGGAAAAGGCGGAGCGGGAATACCGGAAATACAAAGCCAAAACCCTCAGTGCGGTAGAAAAAAATTATTTGGAAACCATAGCAGATCTGGAAAAAACTGCAAAAAAAGCAAGCCGTAAAAAATGA